From Onychostoma macrolepis isolate SWU-2019 chromosome 05, ASM1243209v1, whole genome shotgun sequence, one genomic window encodes:
- the isca1 gene encoding iron-sulfur cluster assembly 1 homolog, mitochondrial translates to MSASIARATVRAVSRRKILPTRAALTLTPSAVNKVKLLLQNKPEYIGLKVGVRTRGCNGLTYTLDYTKEKDKSDEEVLQDGVRVFIEKKAQLTLLGTEMDFVETKLSSEFVFNNPNIKGTCGCGESFNI, encoded by the exons ATGTCAGCCTCCATAGCACGGGCGACAGTCAGGGCGGTTAGCAGACGGAAAATACTGCCAACAAGAGCCGCTTTAACGCTG aCGCCTTCAGCTGTGAATAAAGTCAAGCTACTTTTACAGAACAAACCAGAATAT ATCGGCCTCAAGGTTGGTGTTCGAACCCGAGGTTGCAATGGCCTCACTTACACACTAGACTATACTAAAGAGAAAGACAAATCAGATGAGGAGGTGTTACAAGATG GCGTGAGAGTGTTCATAGAGAAGAAGGCTCAGCTGACGCTGCTTGGCACGGAGATGGATTTTGTTGAAACGAAACTTTCCAGCGAGTTTGTGTTCAACAATCCCAACATCAAAGGGACGTGTGGCTGTGGGGAAAGCTTCAACATATGA